In one Musa acuminata AAA Group cultivar baxijiao chromosome BXJ2-5, Cavendish_Baxijiao_AAA, whole genome shotgun sequence genomic region, the following are encoded:
- the LOC135612686 gene encoding uncharacterized protein LOC135612686, with protein sequence MGKPATSGGGGRCKRHPKHRQAIGVCPFCLRERLFHLTHHSSASSSSAAPGLSSSSASSSPYSSDSDLSSTASSPPRHHYVKRARVSLLLRREAAAPAGRGLGGGCGGLAKSRSMVLVARGRKEEGKEKEETGLDQEKEKLKKKKKKKEKFWSKLLSGSKTRQKKEGGGAALMHSQTFKEKPSAKWVFFS encoded by the coding sequence ATGGGGAAGCCTGCgacgagcggcggcggcggccggtgCAAGCGTCACCCGAAGCACCGGCAGGCCATCGGCGTCTGCCCTTTTTGCCTCCGGGAGCGGCTGTTCCACCTCACCCACCACTCctccgcctcttcctcctccgctgCACCtggtctctcttcctcctccgcctcctcctcgccCTACTCCTCCGACTCCGACCTCTCCTCCACCGCTTCCTCGCCTCCGCGCCACCACTACGTTAAGAGAGCGCGGGTCTCCCTTCTTCTCAGACGCGAAGCAGCAGCACCAGCAGGAAGAGGTCTTGGCGGCGGCTGCGGCGGGCTGGCCAAGAGCCGGTCCATGGTCCTCGTCGCCAGAGGTCGCAAGGAGGAAGGCAAAGAGAAAGAGGAGACAGGTCTCGATCAAGAGAAGGagaagctgaagaagaagaagaagaagaaggagaagtttTGGTCCAAGTTGTTGAGTGGGTCGAAGACGAGGCAGAAGAAGGAGGGTGGTGGTGCTGCCTTGATGCACTCGCAGACCTTCAAGGAGAAGCCTTCTGCAAAGTGGGTCTTCTTCTCATGA
- the LOC103985297 gene encoding dicarboxylate transporter 2.1, chloroplastic has product MESSALPRPVTFPLPARPTALLRHRQLSASRLLPFHSSPISYPRRALSHLPLPLAPCRVKPSLQLVRASSSPSIAASNPESTPAPSPQPAQGAKPVPLAISLAVGLAVRFVVPRPVEVTPQAWQLLAIFLSTIAGLVLSPLPVGAWAFIGLTASVITKTLTFSAAFGAFTNEVIWLIVISFFFARGFVKTGLGDRIATYFVKWLGKSTLGLSYGLTVSEAFIAPAMPSTTARAGGVFLPIIKSLSLSSGSKPGDRSAGKLGSYLVMSQFQAACNSSALFLTAAAQNLLCLKLAEELGVKISSPWVSWFKAASLPAIVSLLATPYILYKLFPPEVKDTPDAPALATKKLEQMGPITTNEWVMVGTMVLAVSLWVFGDALGIPSVVAAMLGLSILLLLGVLNWDDCLSEKSAWDTLAWFAVLVGMASQLTNLGIVTWMSNCVAKFLQSFSFSWPAALSVLQASYFLIHYLFASQTAHVGALYSAFLAMHLAAGVPGALAALALAYNTNLFGSLTHYSSGQAAVYYGAGYVELPDVFRLGFIVAAVNALIWGVVGTFWWKLLGLY; this is encoded by the exons ATGGAGAGCTCCGCCCTCCCTCGCCCCGTCACCTTCCCCTTACCTGCCCGCCCCACCGCCCTCCTCCGCCACCGCCAACTCTCTGCCTCCCGCCTCCTTCCATTTCACTCCTCCCCTATCTCTTACCCCCGCCGCGCACTCTCCCATCTCCCCCTCCCCCTGGCCCCGTGCCGCGTCAAACCCTCCCTTCAACTCGTCCGCGCCTCCTCCTCGCCTTCGATCGCCGCTTCAAACCCGGAATCCACTCCGGCGCCGTCGCCGCAGCCGGCCCAGGGGGCGAAGCCGGTGCCCCTCGCGATCTCCCTCGCCGTCGGCCTCGCCGTTCGGTTCGTCGTCCCGCGACCCGTCGAGGTAACGCCGCAGGCGTGGCAGCTCCTCGCCATCTTCCTCTCCACCATCGCTGGCCTGGTGCTGAGCCCTCTGCCGGTGGGCGCCTGGGCCTTCATTGGCCTCACTGCCTCGGTTATCACCAAGACTCTGACCTTTTCGGCGGCCTTCGGGGCATTCACGAATGAGGTTATCTGGTTGATCGTGATCTCGTTCTTCTTCGCTAGGGGGTTCGTCAAGACCGGGCTTGGGGATCGGATCGCCACGTACTTCGTGAAATGGCTTGGTAAGAGCACATTGGGGCTGTCGTATGGGCTTACGGTCAGCGAGGCTTTTATCGCCCCTGCAATGCCGAGCACCACAGCAAGAGCCGGTGGAGTGTTCTTGCCTATCATCAAGTCCTTGTCCCTCTCGTCCGGGAGTAAGCCCGGGGATCGTTCGGCCGGGAAGCTGGGTTCTTATCTAGTCATGTCTCAGTTCCAG GCAGCTTGTAACTCTAGTGCGCTCTTTCTAACTGCTGCGGCACAAAATCTATTATGCCTAAAACTGGCTGAGGAACTTGGTGTTAAGATCTCAAGTCCATGGGTATCATGGTTTAAGGCTGCAAGTTTACCAGCTATTGTTTCACTTCTGGCTACTCCATATATCCTATATAAACTGTTTCCTCCTGAAGTGAAGGACACACCAGATGCACCAGCTTTGGCTACAAAAAAACTGGAACAAATGGGACCTATCACAACAAATGAATGGGTGATGGTTGGTACCATGGTTCTTGCAGTTTCATTGTGGGTCTTTGG AGATGCCCTTGGAATACCCAGTGTTGTTGCAGCAATGCTTGGACTATCCATCCTTCTACTTTTGGGTGTTTTGAATTGGGATGATTGCCTAAGTGAAAAGTCTGCATGGGATACCTTGGCTTGGTTTGCTGTTCTAGTTGGAATGGCAAGTCAATTGACAAATTTGGGGATTGTGACATGGATGTCAAATTGTGTGGCCAAGTTTCTTCAGTCTTTTTCCTTTAGCTGGCCTGCAGCTCTCAGTGTTCTTCAAGCATCCTATTTCCTCATCCATTACTTATTTGCAAGTCAGACTGCTCATGTAGGAGCCCTGTACTCGGCATTCCTTGCCATGCATTTGGCAGCTGGTGTTCCCGGTGCATTAGCAGCTCTTGCTTTGGCATACAATACAAATCTTTTTGGTTCATTGACACATTATAGTAGTGGTCAGGCTGCTGTATACTATGGAG CGGGATACGTCGAGCTTCCTGATGTATTCAGGCTGGGTTTCATAGTGGCTGCGGTCAATGCCTTGATCTGGGGAGTCGTTGGTACTTTCTGGTGGAAATTGTTGGGACTTTACTGA